One Halobaculum sp. CBA1158 DNA segment encodes these proteins:
- a CDS encoding macro domain-containing protein produces the protein MEFEVIRGDIADQSADALVNAAGTSLKMGSGVAGALRRAAGVGLNEAAMAKGPVDLGAVAVTDAFGLDAEYVIHAAAMPHYGDGQATAESIRDAARNALAAADERGCESLVIPALGCGVAGFDLAEGARLISEEIRAFDPDSLRDVRFIAYSDSEYETVREAVGE, from the coding sequence ATGGAGTTCGAGGTGATCCGTGGCGACATCGCCGACCAGTCCGCGGACGCGCTGGTGAACGCGGCGGGGACGAGCCTCAAGATGGGCAGCGGGGTCGCCGGCGCGCTCCGGCGCGCCGCGGGCGTCGGCCTGAACGAGGCGGCGATGGCGAAGGGCCCGGTCGACCTGGGTGCGGTGGCGGTCACGGACGCGTTCGGCCTCGACGCCGAGTACGTGATCCACGCGGCCGCGATGCCCCACTACGGGGACGGACAGGCGACCGCCGAGAGCATTCGCGACGCCGCGCGCAACGCCCTCGCCGCGGCCGACGAGCGCGGCTGTGAGTCGCTGGTGATCCCGGCGCTCGGCTGTGGCGTCGCGGGGTTCGACCTCGCGGAGGGCGCGCGCCTCATCTCCGAGGAGATCCGCGCGTTCGACCCCGACTCGCTGCGGGACGTGCGCTTCATCGCCTACTCCGACTCGGAGTACGAGACGGTCCGCGAGGCCGTCGGCGAGTGA
- a CDS encoding pyridoxal phosphate-dependent aminotransferase — translation MSGREAAGEFAYDFAERVGRVEPSATLAISNAANELEAEGHDVVDLSVGAPDFPTPETVVEAGKDALDAGHTGYTSSNGVPELKEAIAEKLRADDIDADADDVIVTPGAKQALYETVQTLVDDGDEVVLLDPAWVSYEAMVKLAGGDLARVDLAPHNFSLADGLDDLAATVSDDTELLIVNSPSNPTGAVYADEGLEGVRDLAVEHDVAVISDEIYDEIVYGVEQTSLASLDGMADRTVTINGFSKAYSMTGWRLGYLHATGDLIPQAGKLHSHSVSCATNFVQRAGIEALRNTDESVEEMRAAFESRRDMLVDLFDDHGVDVTVPDGAFYMMLPVDEDDSAWAEEAIQEAHVATVPGSAFGAPGYARISYAASEDRLKEGMQRLFDAGLLGDE, via the coding sequence ATGAGCGGACGGGAGGCCGCAGGGGAGTTCGCCTACGACTTCGCCGAGCGCGTCGGCCGCGTCGAGCCGTCGGCGACGCTGGCGATCTCGAACGCCGCGAACGAACTGGAGGCCGAGGGCCACGACGTGGTCGACCTCTCCGTGGGCGCGCCAGACTTCCCCACGCCCGAGACCGTCGTCGAGGCGGGCAAGGACGCGCTGGATGCGGGGCACACGGGCTACACCTCCTCCAACGGCGTCCCCGAGCTGAAGGAGGCCATCGCGGAGAAGCTCCGCGCCGACGACATCGACGCCGACGCCGACGACGTGATCGTCACGCCCGGCGCGAAGCAGGCGCTGTACGAGACGGTCCAGACGCTCGTGGACGACGGAGATGAAGTGGTCCTGCTGGACCCGGCGTGGGTGTCCTACGAGGCGATGGTGAAACTCGCCGGCGGCGACCTCGCCCGCGTCGACCTGGCCCCGCACAACTTCTCGCTGGCCGACGGGCTCGACGACCTCGCGGCGACGGTCTCCGACGACACTGAGCTCTTGATCGTCAACTCACCCAGCAATCCGACGGGCGCGGTCTACGCCGACGAGGGGCTGGAGGGCGTGCGCGACCTCGCGGTCGAGCACGACGTCGCGGTCATCTCCGACGAGATCTACGACGAGATCGTCTACGGCGTCGAGCAGACCAGCCTGGCGAGCCTCGACGGGATGGCCGACCGCACGGTGACGATCAACGGCTTCTCGAAGGCGTACTCGATGACCGGCTGGCGGCTGGGCTACCTCCACGCCACGGGCGACCTGATCCCGCAGGCGGGGAAGCTCCACAGCCACTCCGTCTCGTGTGCGACGAACTTCGTCCAGCGCGCGGGCATCGAGGCCCTGCGCAACACCGACGAGTCCGTCGAGGAGATGCGCGCGGCCTTCGAGTCGCGCCGCGACATGCTCGTCGACCTGTTCGACGACCACGGCGTCGACGTGACGGTGCCCGACGGCGCGTTCTACATGATGCTGCCCGTCGACGAGGACGACTCCGCGTGGGCCGAGGAGGCGATCCAGGAGGCGCACGTCGCGACCGTCCCCGGCTCCGCCTTCGGCGCGCCCGGCTACGCCCGCATCAGCTACGCCGCCAGCGAGGATCGCCTGAAGGAGGGCATGCAGCGCCTCTTCGACGCCGGACTCCTCGGCGACGAGTAG
- the ribH gene encoding 6,7-dimethyl-8-ribityllumazine synthase, which produces MTETALGLVVARYYASIAEAMEESAREAVADRGATVAETVDVPGAYDTPLAADRLARRDDIDAVAVVGTIVSGDTDHDQVIGQAVATKLADVSLDRDTPVTFGVSGPGQSGAEARERAQKGAEAASAAVDLAEGLPAPEVAA; this is translated from the coding sequence ATGACCGAGACCGCACTCGGGCTGGTGGTCGCACGCTACTACGCGTCCATCGCCGAGGCAATGGAGGAGTCCGCCCGCGAGGCAGTCGCCGACCGCGGCGCGACCGTCGCCGAGACAGTCGACGTGCCCGGCGCGTACGACACGCCGCTGGCGGCCGACCGACTGGCCCGCCGCGACGACATCGACGCCGTCGCCGTCGTCGGGACCATCGTCTCCGGCGACACCGACCACGACCAGGTGATCGGCCAGGCCGTCGCGACGAAGCTCGCCGACGTGAGCCTCGACCGCGACACGCCCGTCACCTTCGGCGTGTCGGGGCCGGGACAGTCGGGGGCGGAGGCACGGGAACGCGCACAGAAGGGCGCGGAGGCCGCGAGCGCCGCCGTCGACCTCGCGGAGGGGCTCCCCGCCCCGGAGGTGGCCGCATGA
- a CDS encoding DEAD/DEAH box helicase, giving the protein MRVADLPLAPEYVDHFAGEGIEELYPPQVAAVEAGVCDGDNVVAAVPTASGKTFVAELALLTADGPGLYVCPLRALAREKYEEFDALPGVEAGISTGDYDSAASDLAGNDVIVATSEKVDSAIRNGAEWVDDLACVVVDEVHLLGSPRRGPTLEVTLATLRRRTPDVQIVALSATVDNPADIADWLDAELVESTWRPVDLRVGVHAEGTVRFDDGTDRSLPVDGDGPTADHAANPADDADTEATAALVAGAVDDGGQALAFVASRREAEALADRLAEERFGGGGDAADDASDADGVAADLRDAGGTETGERLAEAAERGVAFHHAGLSSDHRATVERAFRERRLAVICATPTLAAGVNVPARRVVVRDQRRYTGEGTEWLPVLEVHQMCGRAGRPHLDPYGEAVLVADDADEREELWDRYVTADPERVESKLRDPAALRTHTLALVATGIAGSQAGVLDALGGTFYASRTSNPNLGGVVGDAIASLIDDGLLAPAPDGGIEATPVGSQVSRQYVTPDTGVRIVDGLRTVAGMDPDDVTELTAFEIVCDTPDMDDTYLGNAERADIYQFARSRSAELTTGMTDAEDFEGWLESVKTARVLTEWVDGASVEELVETYRIGPGDLESRIERAEWLLGAADALAEEIGVELPAIGSARSRL; this is encoded by the coding sequence ATGCGCGTCGCCGACCTCCCGCTGGCCCCCGAGTACGTCGACCACTTCGCGGGCGAGGGGATCGAGGAGCTGTACCCCCCGCAGGTCGCAGCCGTGGAGGCCGGCGTCTGCGACGGCGACAACGTCGTCGCCGCCGTGCCGACCGCCTCGGGCAAGACGTTCGTCGCCGAGCTCGCCCTCCTGACGGCCGACGGCCCGGGGCTGTACGTCTGTCCGCTCCGGGCGCTCGCCCGCGAGAAGTACGAGGAGTTCGACGCGCTCCCGGGCGTCGAAGCGGGCATCTCCACCGGCGACTACGACTCGGCCGCGAGCGACCTCGCCGGCAACGACGTGATCGTCGCCACCAGCGAGAAGGTCGACTCCGCCATCCGAAACGGTGCCGAGTGGGTCGACGACCTCGCGTGCGTCGTCGTCGACGAGGTCCACCTGCTCGGCTCGCCCCGGCGGGGGCCGACGCTGGAGGTGACGCTCGCGACCCTCCGCCGCCGGACGCCAGACGTACAGATCGTCGCGCTGTCGGCGACCGTCGACAACCCCGCCGACATCGCCGACTGGCTCGACGCCGAACTCGTGGAGTCGACGTGGCGGCCGGTCGACCTCCGGGTCGGCGTCCACGCCGAGGGGACCGTCCGGTTCGACGACGGCACCGATCGCTCGCTCCCCGTCGACGGCGACGGTCCCACCGCCGATCACGCCGCCAATCCTGCCGACGACGCCGACACCGAGGCGACGGCGGCGCTCGTCGCCGGCGCGGTCGACGACGGGGGACAGGCGCTTGCGTTCGTCGCCTCTCGACGGGAGGCCGAGGCGCTCGCCGACCGGCTGGCGGAGGAACGGTTCGGCGGCGGTGGCGACGCCGCCGACGACGCGAGCGACGCGGACGGCGTCGCCGCGGACCTGCGCGACGCCGGCGGCACCGAGACGGGCGAGCGCCTGGCCGAGGCCGCCGAGCGCGGCGTCGCGTTCCACCACGCGGGGCTCTCCTCGGACCACCGGGCGACCGTCGAGCGGGCGTTCCGCGAGCGGAGGCTGGCGGTCATCTGCGCGACGCCGACGCTCGCGGCCGGCGTGAACGTCCCCGCGCGCCGCGTCGTCGTTCGCGATCAGCGGCGCTACACCGGCGAAGGCACGGAGTGGCTTCCCGTGCTGGAGGTCCATCAGATGTGCGGGCGTGCGGGGCGACCGCACCTCGATCCGTACGGCGAGGCGGTGCTCGTCGCCGACGACGCCGACGAGCGCGAGGAGCTGTGGGACCGGTACGTCACGGCCGACCCCGAGCGCGTGGAGTCGAAGCTCCGGGATCCCGCCGCGCTGCGCACGCACACGCTCGCGCTCGTCGCCACCGGCATCGCCGGGTCGCAGGCGGGGGTGCTCGACGCGCTCGGCGGGACGTTCTACGCCTCGCGCACGTCGAACCCGAACCTGGGGGGCGTCGTCGGCGACGCGATCGCGAGCCTCATCGACGACGGCCTGCTCGCGCCCGCACCCGACGGCGGCATCGAGGCGACGCCGGTCGGCTCGCAGGTGTCCCGACAGTACGTCACCCCCGACACCGGGGTCCGGATCGTCGACGGACTGCGGACGGTCGCCGGGATGGATCCCGACGACGTGACCGAGTTGACCGCCTTCGAGATCGTCTGCGACACCCCGGACATGGACGACACCTACCTCGGCAACGCCGAGCGCGCCGACATCTACCAGTTCGCCCGCTCGCGCTCGGCGGAGCTGACGACCGGCATGACGGACGCCGAGGACTTCGAAGGCTGGCTGGAGTCCGTGAAGACCGCCCGGGTTCTGACGGAGTGGGTCGACGGCGCGAGCGTCGAGGAGCTGGTCGAGACGTACCGCATCGGTCCCGGCGACCTGGAGTCGCGGATCGAGCGCGCCGAGTGGCTGCTGGGCGCGGCCGACGCGCTCGCAGAGGAGATCGGCGTCGAGCTGCCGGCGATCGGGTCGGCTCGGTCGAGGCTCTGA
- a CDS encoding S9 family peptidase: MSTLPLDAFYDLTQVGEVAVSPTGDRVAFTTTEYDPDADEPVASLFVAPADGSRDPHRLTRVSGASSPAWSPAGDRLAFVAARDEDADRRVGRDDEDDGDADAADAGAGGDEEPTPQVWAFDLALGGDARQVTDFEEGAEEFDWGPDGERLVVAARDPTDAERAYLDGREEGEPVETERLQHKLDGVGYTDTVTTYLHVVDAETGDAERLDDAHGGGAYQGLSGMEPDWGANDRIAFTSCREENPDDTLVRDVFTIHPDGTGLRRLTDGDLSANAPTWSPDGDRLAFCAGDPVNWCVPTQVYLYADGEYGSLTADLDRTVARGGAPAWADDDTLYCLVADEARTRLVRVAADPDAAVAGGPATAAETADADGAPPAAERVFEAQGDDRAMGAFDLSADGGRAGFAFSHPSDGQDVYAVDAADLDAAEETDAESLARLSAVNADLTDEYAMPEARRIEWESDGEHVSGIVYHDPDVDLSDGDHPLVVAIHGGPISYDEPVFSFAHAALTSRGYVVLRPNYRGGSSYGREFAEALKGQWGTHEVTDIANGVDDVVERGWVDDDRVFGYGFSYGGIAQGFLVTQEPDLFTAAAPEHGIYDLRSAYGTDDSHVWMENEYGLPWENPEGIDASSSITDAGNIETPLLVTAGQEDWRCPPSQSEQLYVAAKKQGVDARLVLYENEHHNIGTPDRAIHRLEEVTAWYARHDPAVDDPDAADPHDRADEEPQ; this comes from the coding sequence ATGTCGACGCTCCCGCTCGACGCGTTCTACGACCTGACCCAGGTCGGCGAGGTGGCCGTCTCGCCGACGGGGGACCGGGTCGCCTTCACGACCACCGAGTACGACCCCGACGCCGACGAACCGGTCGCGTCGCTGTTCGTCGCGCCCGCCGACGGCTCGCGCGATCCGCACCGCCTCACCCGCGTCTCGGGTGCCTCCTCGCCGGCGTGGTCACCCGCCGGTGACCGCCTCGCGTTCGTCGCCGCCCGCGACGAGGACGCCGACCGCCGCGTCGGGCGGGACGACGAGGACGACGGCGACGCGGACGCCGCCGACGCCGGTGCCGGCGGCGACGAGGAGCCGACGCCGCAGGTGTGGGCCTTCGACCTCGCGCTCGGCGGCGACGCCCGGCAGGTGACCGACTTCGAGGAGGGCGCGGAGGAGTTCGACTGGGGCCCCGACGGCGAGCGCCTCGTCGTCGCCGCGCGCGACCCGACCGACGCCGAGCGGGCGTACCTCGACGGCCGCGAGGAGGGCGAGCCGGTCGAGACCGAGCGCCTCCAGCACAAGCTCGACGGGGTCGGCTACACCGACACCGTGACGACGTACCTCCACGTCGTCGACGCGGAGACGGGCGACGCCGAGCGTCTCGACGACGCCCACGGCGGCGGGGCGTATCAGGGACTCTCCGGAATGGAGCCCGACTGGGGCGCGAACGACCGGATCGCGTTCACCTCCTGTCGCGAGGAGAATCCCGACGACACCCTCGTCCGCGACGTGTTCACGATCCATCCGGACGGCACCGGACTCCGCCGGCTCACCGACGGCGACCTCTCGGCGAACGCGCCGACCTGGTCGCCGGACGGCGACCGACTCGCCTTCTGCGCCGGCGATCCCGTGAACTGGTGCGTTCCGACGCAGGTGTACCTCTATGCGGACGGCGAGTACGGGTCGCTGACGGCGGACCTCGACCGGACGGTCGCCCGCGGCGGCGCGCCGGCGTGGGCCGACGACGACACGCTGTACTGCCTGGTCGCCGACGAGGCTCGGACGCGACTGGTGCGGGTCGCGGCCGACCCCGACGCCGCGGTCGCCGGCGGTCCCGCGACGGCCGCCGAGACCGCGGACGCCGACGGCGCGCCCCCGGCCGCCGAGCGCGTCTTCGAGGCGCAGGGCGACGACCGGGCGATGGGCGCGTTCGACCTCTCGGCCGACGGCGGGCGCGCCGGGTTCGCCTTCTCGCACCCGAGCGACGGCCAGGACGTCTACGCCGTCGACGCCGCGGACCTCGACGCCGCCGAGGAGACGGACGCCGAGTCGCTGGCGCGGCTCTCCGCCGTGAACGCCGACCTCACCGACGAGTACGCGATGCCGGAGGCCCGCCGGATCGAGTGGGAGTCGGACGGCGAGCACGTCTCGGGGATCGTGTATCACGACCCTGACGTGGACCTCTCCGACGGCGATCACCCGCTCGTCGTCGCCATCCACGGCGGGCCGATCAGCTACGACGAGCCCGTGTTCAGCTTCGCCCACGCCGCCCTGACGAGCAGGGGCTACGTCGTCCTCCGGCCCAACTACCGCGGCGGCTCCTCCTACGGCCGCGAGTTCGCCGAGGCGCTGAAGGGGCAGTGGGGCACCCACGAGGTGACCGACATCGCCAACGGCGTCGACGACGTGGTCGAGCGCGGCTGGGTCGACGACGACCGCGTGTTCGGCTACGGCTTCTCCTACGGCGGCATCGCGCAGGGGTTCCTCGTCACCCAGGAGCCGGATCTGTTCACCGCCGCCGCGCCCGAACACGGCATCTACGACCTGCGGTCGGCGTACGGCACCGACGACTCCCACGTCTGGATGGAGAACGAGTACGGCCTCCCGTGGGAGAACCCCGAGGGGATCGACGCGTCGTCGTCGATCACGGACGCGGGGAACATCGAGACGCCGCTACTGGTGACCGCCGGCCAGGAGGACTGGCGGTGTCCCCCGAGCCAGAGCGAGCAGCTGTACGTCGCCGCCAAGAAACAGGGCGTCGACGCGCGGCTCGTCCTCTACGAGAACGAGCACCACAACATCGGCACGCCCGACCGCGCGATCCACCGACTGGAGGAGGTCACCGCGTGGTACGCCCGACACGACCCCGCCGTCGACGACCCCGACGCGGCGGACCCGCACGACCGCGCGGACGAGGAGCCGCAGTAG
- the nthB gene encoding nitrile hydratase subunit beta, with translation MDGIHDLGGMDSYHDLPPDQPDDASPFHHEWEGVVQSLYIAGLGSDTFELDRFRYTLEGDDPERYLTVPYYERWLGAIETLFVEAGVVDADELRERAEAFAAGDAEVPDETDPDRLPALLEGTREKYLSRRGDGDPSFAVGDRVRVRKRHPTGHTRCPRYVRGAVGEVVADRGAHVYPDENARSRRERGTDGERAEQLYNVRFDAAELWGEDCTDADGLHIELWEPYLVAPEDR, from the coding sequence ATGGACGGGATCCACGACCTCGGCGGGATGGATTCGTACCACGACCTCCCGCCGGACCAGCCCGACGACGCCAGCCCGTTCCACCACGAGTGGGAGGGCGTCGTCCAGTCGCTGTACATCGCCGGCCTCGGCTCGGACACGTTCGAGCTCGACCGCTTCCGGTACACGCTGGAGGGGGACGACCCCGAGCGCTACCTGACGGTTCCCTACTACGAGCGCTGGCTGGGTGCCATCGAGACGCTGTTCGTCGAGGCGGGCGTCGTCGACGCCGACGAGCTGCGCGAGCGCGCGGAGGCGTTCGCCGCCGGCGACGCGGAGGTGCCCGACGAGACGGACCCCGACCGGCTCCCCGCGCTGCTCGAGGGCACCCGCGAGAAGTACCTGAGCCGCCGCGGCGACGGCGACCCGAGCTTCGCCGTCGGCGACCGCGTCCGGGTGCGAAAGCGGCATCCGACCGGCCACACGCGCTGCCCGCGGTACGTCCGCGGCGCGGTCGGCGAGGTCGTCGCCGACCGCGGCGCGCACGTGTATCCGGACGAGAACGCCCGGAGCCGACGGGAGAGAGGGACCGACGGCGAGCGCGCCGAACAGCTGTACAACGTCCGCTTCGACGCCGCCGAGCTGTGGGGCGAGGACTGCACGGACGCCGACGGCCTCCACATCGAGCTCTGGGAGCCGTACCTCGTCGCGCCCGAGGACCGATAG
- a CDS encoding carbonic anhydrase, producing MSDTDADTDTGTDEHGHEHDHVHERVDEAVDARDDWARRRRKGIPTDENLLVVACMDERIPVEDALDLDLGDAQIYRNAGGKVTDDVIRSAALTTNFFDTDEIVVVNHTDCGMMSASDDDVAAGLEARAEAAGVDLDDVDLDPALPELDIGDAAVEEWVRMTDNIDEACAAQVRYLEEHELIPEDVTVSGYVYEVESGELRRPGERVAEEISERRV from the coding sequence ATGTCCGACACCGACGCCGACACCGACACCGGCACCGACGAGCACGGGCACGAACACGACCACGTCCACGAGCGGGTCGACGAGGCGGTCGACGCCCGCGACGACTGGGCGCGACGCCGACGCAAGGGGATCCCGACCGACGAGAACCTCCTCGTCGTCGCCTGCATGGACGAGCGCATCCCCGTCGAGGACGCCCTCGACCTCGACCTCGGCGACGCGCAGATCTACCGAAACGCCGGCGGGAAGGTCACCGACGACGTGATCCGCTCGGCGGCGCTGACGACGAACTTCTTCGACACCGACGAGATCGTCGTCGTGAACCACACCGACTGCGGGATGATGTCCGCGAGCGACGACGACGTGGCCGCCGGCCTGGAGGCGCGGGCGGAGGCCGCGGGCGTCGACCTCGACGACGTGGATCTCGATCCGGCGCTGCCCGAACTCGACATCGGCGACGCCGCCGTCGAGGAGTGGGTCCGCATGACCGACAATATCGACGAGGCCTGCGCCGCGCAGGTCCGCTACCTCGAGGAACACGAGCTGATTCCGGAGGACGTGACCGTCTCCGGCTACGTGTACGAGGTCGAGTCCGGCGAGCTTCGGCGGCCGGGCGAGCGCGTCGCCGAGGAGATCAGCGAGCGACGGGTCTGA
- the nthA gene encoding nitrile hydratase subunit alpha, whose product MTGDRGDHDGRDHDDPPSHPDPELRDEIGPQARARALQSLLTEKGVLSTDAVDEVIATYEGDVGPMNGARVVARAWTDPEYREWLLEDGIEAVTELDISVNDEVMELRVVENTDDTHNVVVCTLCSCYPWAVLGLPPTWYKSPAYRSRVVDEPRALLREEFDTDLADGVDVEVWDSNSEVRYMVLPQRPDGAEDMSEAELAELVSRNAMIGVERLGDGGSIASDGGARTAGSDANATAGSDATVDSTAEVDTAAKQVPRTDADGPTFAEPWMARSFALAVALTNENDPGHTWDDFQSELVAELDANPGAEDGSDADYYGAWLAALERFLTERDLVDGSDFSARATAFADGDRNAHEFVEGDPHAHADQLPEGHADGAHHHRGHDDDHSHH is encoded by the coding sequence ATGACCGGCGACCGCGGCGATCACGACGGACGCGACCACGACGACCCGCCGTCTCATCCCGACCCGGAACTCCGCGACGAGATCGGCCCGCAGGCGAGGGCGCGCGCGCTCCAGTCGCTGCTGACCGAGAAGGGCGTCCTCAGCACCGACGCCGTCGACGAGGTGATCGCCACCTACGAGGGCGACGTGGGGCCGATGAACGGCGCACGGGTCGTCGCGCGGGCGTGGACGGACCCCGAGTACCGCGAGTGGCTGCTGGAGGACGGCATCGAGGCCGTCACGGAACTGGACATCTCGGTGAACGACGAGGTGATGGAGCTTCGGGTGGTCGAGAACACCGACGACACCCACAACGTCGTCGTCTGCACGCTCTGCTCGTGTTACCCGTGGGCCGTGCTGGGGCTGCCGCCGACGTGGTACAAGTCGCCCGCCTACCGCTCGCGCGTCGTCGACGAGCCGCGCGCGCTGCTGCGGGAGGAGTTCGACACGGATCTCGCGGACGGCGTGGACGTGGAGGTGTGGGACTCCAACTCCGAGGTGCGATACATGGTGCTCCCGCAGCGGCCCGACGGAGCCGAGGACATGAGCGAAGCCGAGCTGGCGGAGCTCGTCTCACGCAACGCGATGATCGGCGTCGAACGGCTCGGCGACGGGGGCTCGATCGCCTCCGACGGCGGCGCGCGGACGGCCGGCAGCGACGCGAACGCGACGGCCGGCAGCGACGCGACCGTCGATTCGACCGCTGAGGTCGACACAGCGGCCAAGCAGGTCCCGCGGACCGACGCCGACGGCCCGACGTTCGCGGAGCCGTGGATGGCGCGGTCGTTCGCGCTGGCGGTCGCGCTCACTAACGAAAACGACCCCGGGCACACGTGGGACGACTTCCAGTCGGAACTGGTCGCCGAACTCGACGCGAACCCGGGCGCGGAGGACGGGAGCGACGCCGACTACTACGGCGCGTGGCTGGCCGCCCTCGAGCGCTTCCTGACCGAGCGCGACCTCGTCGACGGGTCGGACTTCTCGGCCCGCGCGACCGCCTTCGCCGACGGCGACCGCAACGCCCACGAGTTCGTCGAGGGCGACCCCCACGCCCACGCCGACCAGTTGCCCGAGGGACACGCCGACGGCGCACATCACCACCGCGGTCACGACGACGACCACAGCCACCACTAA
- a CDS encoding NADH:flavin oxidoreductase has translation MSVPSITDPLRIGGVTLPNRLYRAPLLEHAGNGPDAVDTLIAELEPAAAAGAGLVCQGATIVREEGGCAAPGMTRVHDPDFVAGLSRLTGAIHDHGGRIAIQLEHGGLRSMETWHRGFRARNPDLEQLAVSPPPRPLRLLDRLGVLDYDAHVLATEECRELAADFGRAAAAAVDADYDLIHLAGANMGILHQFASPFYNRRDDEFGDPARFFEVVLAEIRDRAGDVPVLTKVPAETEAPPGIGPTLSAADCVRLCERLADAGYDALVPVNGSVFWDMSVIRGAFPGRSWRDERFREEYVDAFGSRPRAALVAAANWVESLVYSREPAWNADLCRRVRERVDVPVLCEGGVRDRATIDGLLGDGGRSADDSRSADGVRSADAVRSADAVGMARPFYAEPELPARLLREDAPERGVAVACEDCNNCVVPQAAGEQGVCRTPSVLREAGEHRMAGAYDREGS, from the coding sequence ATCTCCGTGCCGTCGATCACCGATCCCCTCCGGATCGGGGGGGTCACGCTCCCGAACCGGCTCTACCGCGCGCCGCTGCTCGAGCACGCGGGCAACGGTCCCGACGCGGTGGACACGCTGATCGCGGAGCTGGAGCCGGCGGCCGCGGCCGGCGCGGGGCTCGTCTGTCAGGGCGCGACGATCGTTCGCGAGGAGGGCGGCTGCGCCGCGCCCGGAATGACCCGCGTCCACGACCCCGACTTCGTCGCCGGGCTCTCCCGACTCACCGGGGCGATCCACGATCACGGCGGCCGGATCGCGATCCAACTCGAACACGGCGGCCTGCGCTCGATGGAGACGTGGCACCGCGGCTTCCGCGCCCGCAACCCGGATCTCGAACAGCTCGCGGTGTCGCCTCCCCCGCGACCCCTCCGTCTGCTCGACCGTCTCGGGGTTCTCGACTACGACGCGCACGTCCTCGCGACCGAGGAGTGTCGCGAACTGGCCGCGGACTTCGGTCGCGCGGCCGCCGCCGCGGTCGACGCCGACTACGACCTGATACACCTCGCGGGCGCGAACATGGGGATCCTCCACCAGTTCGCGTCGCCGTTCTACAACCGCCGCGACGACGAGTTCGGCGACCCCGCGCGCTTCTTCGAGGTCGTGCTCGCCGAGATCCGCGACCGCGCCGGCGACGTGCCCGTCCTGACGAAGGTCCCCGCCGAGACCGAGGCACCGCCGGGGATCGGGCCCACGCTGTCGGCCGCCGACTGCGTCCGGCTCTGCGAGCGCCTCGCGGACGCGGGCTACGACGCGCTGGTCCCGGTCAACGGCTCCGTCTTCTGGGACATGAGCGTGATCCGAGGGGCCTTTCCCGGCCGCTCGTGGCGCGACGAGCGCTTCCGCGAGGAGTACGTCGACGCCTTCGGCTCGCGACCGCGGGCGGCGCTCGTCGCCGCCGCGAACTGGGTCGAGTCGCTCGTCTACTCCCGGGAGCCGGCGTGGAACGCGGACCTCTGCCGGCGGGTGCGCGAGCGCGTCGACGTGCCCGTCCTCTGTGAGGGCGGCGTCAGGGACCGGGCGACGATCGACGGGCTGCTCGGCGACGGCGGCCGATCCGCTGACGACAGCCGGTCCGCAGACGGCGTCCGATCCGCTGACGCCGTTCGATCCGCCGACGCCGTGGGGATGGCACGGCCGTTCTACGCCGAACCCGAGTTGCCGGCCAGACTGCTCCGGGAGGACGCCCCCGAGCGCGGGGTCGCGGTCGCCTGCGAGGACTGCAACAACTGCGTCGTCCCCCAGGCGGCCGGCGAGCAGGGCGTCTGTCGGACTCCGTCGGTACTCCGGGAGGCAGGGGAGCACCGGATGGCGGGAGCGTACGACCGCGAGGGGAGCTGA